In bacterium, the following proteins share a genomic window:
- a CDS encoding class I SAM-dependent methyltransferase — MNTEEYEKMYELEGSYWWFQGRLRLIQAVLDRYLPEPPRPGRVLDVGCGTGLMLQTVASWKPIGLDFSQLALKFCRDRGIENLALADVVHLPFETGSLDLILALDMMEHVERDDLLIREFNRVLRPGGYLMATVPAHEELWSDHDIALHHFRRYSHKSLRKLLASGGFRPVKYSFAIFFVHPIIIGFRRLQRWWQRSTGVREARRPKTHLIPLPRPANTFLRKLLHLEARMIRHIDLPAGTSLITLARKEREV; from the coding sequence ATGAACACCGAAGAATACGAAAAAATGTATGAACTGGAAGGAAGCTACTGGTGGTTCCAGGGCCGTCTTCGTTTGATTCAGGCGGTCCTTGACCGTTACCTGCCGGAGCCGCCGCGCCCCGGGCGCGTTCTCGACGTTGGGTGCGGAACGGGACTGATGTTGCAGACGGTTGCCTCGTGGAAGCCAATCGGTCTCGATTTCTCGCAGTTGGCGCTGAAGTTCTGTCGCGATCGCGGCATCGAAAACCTCGCGCTGGCGGATGTCGTTCATTTGCCGTTCGAAACGGGTTCGCTCGACTTGATCCTGGCACTCGACATGATGGAACACGTGGAGCGCGATGACCTTTTGATTCGTGAGTTCAACCGCGTGCTGCGCCCCGGTGGTTACCTGATGGCAACAGTACCGGCGCATGAGGAACTCTGGAGCGATCACGACATTGCCCTGCATCACTTCCGGCGGTACTCGCACAAGTCACTGCGCAAGCTCCTGGCGAGCGGCGGATTCCGTCCGGTGAAGTACAGTTTTGCGATCTTCTTCGTTCACCCGATCATCATTGGATTCCGAAGGCTGCAGCGTTGGTGGCAGCGCTCGACCGGCGTGCGCGAGGCGCGCCGCCCGAAGACGCACCTGATTCCGTTACCGCGGCCCGCGAACACGTTCCTGCGCAAGCTCCTTCACCTGGAGGCGCGGATGATTCGCCACATTGACCTGCCGGCTGGCACATCGCTGATTACACTCGCCCGCAAGGAGCGCGAAGTCTGA